CCGGAGAGTGGTATTATTTCCCTGGCGGACTGTGTGGAGAGTGCCTCCCGCACCCTTGGTAAGCCTACGCCGGCCCGTATCCAGTCTTTGGTCGATGACATCGTGATGAAGCGTGTGAACGAAGGCATGCTGGATGACACTGGCCTGACTCTGCGCGACATCAAGAAGATCCGTGAGAGCTTCGCCAAGACCCTGCGCAGCATGCTACACAGCCGCATTGATTATCCTAAGGAAGAAGACGCCGCTGCGGATGAGGAAATGCGCAAGGCTGGTCGCCCGGCCGCCAAGCAGAAGAAGGTGGAGGCTGTGGAGATCGATCTGGATGAGCCTCAGCCGAATCCGAAACGCAATCCTGCGCTTGAGCGCAAGAAGACCAAGCGCGTAGCGAAGGCTTCCTAAGCGAGACAGATTCATGTTGGAGGTCTATAATAACCAGGAAGCCATCGAGCTTTCCGACGCACTTTTGGAATGGCTGGAGGACTGCGGGCAGCGCGCCTATCCTTTGGCGCTCAGAAACCCTGCCAATGGTGGCGGAGTGCTGCCTGAGCTGGATTTCGTGGAGATCAGTCTGGTGGACGATGAAACCATTGATCTGGTGCACCGCGACTTCATGGATATCCCCGGTGCTACGGATGTGATCACCTTTGCCCACGGCGAAATCGTCATTAGCACGGAGACCGCCCGCAGCTACGCGGAGGAGTACGGTAATAGCTTCGAGCGTGAGCTGCTGCTCTACATCATCCACGGTTTGCTCCACCTCTCCGGCCACGAGGACGCCGTCCCTGAGGAACGCAAGACCATGGAAAGTATCCAGAACACCATCCTCAAAGAGGTGTACACGGAGTTTTGCCAATGAATGTGGTTTTATCCAATTGGCTCATGGAAATCAGAAATGAGTCTGACCTGGATGTATGGTACATCTCAAAGGAGAGTGTTGATGCAAGTGTGCCCGAGTGGGTGGAATTTCTGCAGGAGGTATCTATCCTCAGAAAAGAGAAGTGGGGAGATGAGCTGCTCACATATGCATGGCATGATGGACAAGCCTGTCAGTTACGTTTCGCTTCTATTCTCAACAGAGATGACGAGTTGCCATTTGGGTGTGACATAGAGCGGGTGTCGGACGCTACAGAAATTCTATCAAGTTGGCTTTCGCTGCCAGCACATATCTCGTGGACAGAATTAGAAGGTGCTGACGCAAGTGATTCTGAGGGAGTAGAAGAGAAGTCTCTGAATAAGCTTAAAGTGTGGAGTTTATAATGATGTTAGAACGCAGGAATGATCGCAGAACTCAAACAGAAGGCGATAGATAATGTTGATGCAGGTCATCGTACGGCAGCAGATGTTGAGCTACTGATGAACGTTTTCCAAAATGCGGTGTCCTATTGCTGGAGTCTTGATGGACTATATGAACAAGAGAGCTGAGGGGGGATGAATAGGAAAAAGAACGTCAAGAAAGCCCCAGAATGTCCTCACTGTAGGAGTTCGACTTCGGTTAAATACATAGGAAAGCGCTATGCGGTATACCCAGCAGGATGCGTTGCCATGATCAGTCTGCCTTTTGCAGCATTGCATCAGGCTCAACAGCCAGTCATCTACAGCTGCGAAACATGCGAGAAGGAATTTGGCGTCAGGTCTTGGATCGCTTCGATGTGCCAATTCATTTTGTTTGTGTTGCTCGCCACCATCGGGTTGGTCATATTAGCTGTATTCTTTGGTTTTTAAGTGAGTGATGTGAAGATGATCAACGAGCGCGAGAAAAAACTCCTGGCCAAGCTGCAGAAGAGGCAAGTTTGGTTGTATGGGAAAGAGGCCCACGACAGCTTGCTGATCCGGCAAGAGGTTCGTGTGCAGTTTGGTTTGGTAATCGTGTTCGGCGTTTGGCTGGTAACGAGATTGCTAGGCTATGTGGATACGGAGCGGCAGACTCCTAATACATGGGTAGTGGTGCTCAATGCTGGAGTCGTGGTGATGTGTCTGGTCGAGGCGATCCGGGCAGAGATCTTGCGCAGCAAGATTGAGGATGAGCTTCAGCAGCAGGTGGTCAAGGCTGAGTCTGGGGACTAGAGGATCTTGTTGGACGCTTTAGATATCGGCTGTTTAGCTATTGTGTGAGATGATCAAGGGTACGGTAAGTGTGTTAGAGTCTCTCTCGAAGTGGTATGTCTTCGGTGTAGGAGATCAGGCGGCTGAGGTCTGCATCGCCGGGGAGGAACACTACCGGTTGATCTACCGTTATCATTTGGAGGGGTTCAAGTCCTGTCCGGAGTTTGTGCTTTGTGATCTGGAGGGGAGTCAACTGCGGCGGTGGAGGTTCCAGATAGGTATGTTGCGTACCCATCTGGATCTGAGCGAGGAGTCGGATTTTCCCATGAGCTATGTGGTGGGGATGTTTGGCCGACGTTACTTTAAGACGAAGGAAGGCAAGATCCCGTCCTATTTTCTGATCAAGGAACAGTCGCGCTCGTTTGAACTAGATGGCATGCATTTCGAGCACCGCGATTACCAGAGCAAGATTTCCTTCCGCTGCCCGCCTGAGCGTCTACAGCAGGCCATCATCATGGCCCATCTACTCTTCCAGCCACCGCTCATGGAGCAGAACGGGTGAGAGAAGCATGGTGTTTTTTGCACATCAACTTAGTGGACAATTTTCCAATTTGTTAGTAAAAGTGTGGGGTTAAGTTTTTTAACTTCAATGTGTAAAGTGTTATGAGTGTTCGTGTTTATATTCAGTCAGTAGTGTGTGCCTGTTCCATGGCTGCTATCCCGGCTCAGGCCGACAGTGGTAGTTTGCAGGATGTGCTAGATCCTCAAAATCCCTTGCCAAAAGCAACCATCTATACGGCCAAGGAGATCATAACCATGAACCCTGACCAGCCTAAGGCGACAGCAGTAGCCGTGGTGGGAGATCGGATTCTGGCAGTAGGGTCGCTTGATCAATTACAGCAGGCCGCGGGCGATCAGCCTATCAAGGTAGACGAGACTTTTGCAGACAAGGTGATTGTTCCAGGGTTCATTGCCCAGCACGATCATCCCTTGCTGTCAGCTCTCACCATGACATCTCACATTATTTCCATCGAGGATTGGGTCTTACCCGGTGGCACCATTCCCGCAGCCAAGAGTGCCGCAGAGTATATGGAAAGACTGAAGGCCGTGCATTCTGAAATGAAGCAACCTGATGCGCTGCTGCTCACCTGGGGCTACCACCATTATTTCCATGGGGACATGAGTCGTGAGATGCTGGATAAAGTGAGTGATACCAGGCCTATCGTAGTCTGGCACCGCTCGGCCCACGAATTTTATTTGAATACCAAAGCTCTGGAACTCATTGGCTTGGATGAGGCCTTTGTATCGGCCATGCCGGAAGCTGCCAAGAAGCAGGCCGACCTGAAGAAAGGTCATTTTTATGAGGCCGGCATGTTCGCGATCCTACCAAAGCTGATGCCTGTGATGGTCACTCCCGAGCGTTTTCAGCAAGGCCTGGAGCTAACCAGAGACTATTTCCATGCTAATGGCGTGACCCTAGGCTGCGAGCCCGGGGGGCTCTTCTCCAAGAAGCTGCAGGATGCTCAGAATGCTGTCTTCTCTCGTCCGGAAACACCCTTCCGCTATTACTTCATCCCGGATGGGAAGTCGCTCTACGCGATGTATCCGGACACGACCATCACAGAGACTGAGAAAATCCTG
Above is a genomic segment from Rubritalea squalenifaciens DSM 18772 containing:
- the ybeY gene encoding rRNA maturation RNase YbeY, with the protein product MLEVYNNQEAIELSDALLEWLEDCGQRAYPLALRNPANGGGVLPELDFVEISLVDDETIDLVHRDFMDIPGATDVITFAHGEIVISTETARSYAEEYGNSFERELLLYIIHGLLHLSGHEDAVPEERKTMESIQNTILKEVYTEFCQ
- a CDS encoding amidohydrolase, yielding MSVRVYIQSVVCACSMAAIPAQADSGSLQDVLDPQNPLPKATIYTAKEIITMNPDQPKATAVAVVGDRILAVGSLDQLQQAAGDQPIKVDETFADKVIVPGFIAQHDHPLLSALTMTSHIISIEDWVLPGGTIPAAKSAAEYMERLKAVHSEMKQPDALLLTWGYHHYFHGDMSREMLDKVSDTRPIVVWHRSAHEFYLNTKALELIGLDEAFVSAMPEAAKKQADLKKGHFYEAGMFAILPKLMPVMVTPERFQQGLELTRDYFHANGVTLGCEPGGLFSKKLQDAQNAVFSRPETPFRYYFIPDGKSLYAMYPDTTITETEKILNWGQGMTSMVPKQIKLFADGAVYSQLMQVREPYLDGHHGEWIMPPKDFANAFRIYWNAGYQIHIHVTGDKGVDMVLDNLEANMRRFPRYDHRTVLVHFSLSQKDQIERIKRLGAIVSGNPYYVTMLADKYSEKGLGAERADNMVRMGDVERAGISYSYHSDMPMAPSQPLFLMDCAVNRKTVSGRVAGENQRNTREGALRAVTLEAAFSLGMEKEVGSIVSGKLANFTVLEDNPVTCAAEKIKSIPVWGTVHEGRVLPVPKAKDTKQAASGPSANEATLKVLQLHAEHDGCSHGGDICTLNHLIGKAMFPDE